Proteins found in one Zea mays cultivar B73 chromosome 1, Zm-B73-REFERENCE-NAM-5.0, whole genome shotgun sequence genomic segment:
- the LOC103634623 gene encoding sucrose synthase 4 isoform X1: MSAPKLDRNPSIRDRVEDTLHAHRNELVALLSKYVNKGKGILQPHHILDALDEVQGSGGRALAEGPFLDVLRSAQEAIVLPPFVAIAVRPRPGVWEYVRVNVHELSVEQLTVSEYLRFKEELVDGQHNDPYVLELDFEPFNVSVPRPNRSSSIGNGVQFLNRHLSSIMFRNRDCLEPLLDFLRGHRHKGHVMMLNDRIQSLGRLQSVLTKAEEHLSKLPADTPYSQFAYKFQEWGLEKGWGDTAGHVLEMIHLLLDIIQAPDPSTLEKFLGRIPMIFNVVVVSPHGYFGQANVLGLPDTGGQIVYILDQVRALENEMVLRLKKQGLDVSPKILIVTRLIPDAKGTSCNQRLERISGTQHTYILRVPFRNENGILKKWISRFDVWPYLETFAEDAAGEIAAELQGTPDFIIGNYSDGNLVASLLSYKMGITQCNIAHALEKTKYPDSDIFWKNFDEKYHFSCQFTADIIAMNNADFIITSTYQEIAGSKNTVGQYESHTAFTLPGLYRVVHGIDVFDPKFNIVSPGADMSIYFPHTEKAKRLTSLHGSIENLIYDPEQNDEHIGHLDDRSKPILFSMARLDRVKNITGLVEAFAKCAKLRELVNLVVVAGYNDVNKSKDREEIAEIEKMHELIKTHNLFGQFRWISAQTNRARNGELYRYIADTHGAFVQPAFYEAFGLTVVEAMTCGLPTFATLHGGPAEIIEHGVSGFHIDPYHPEQAANLMADFFERCKQDPDHWVKISGAGLQRIYEKSVLEILFYSWLVSSVMLIFFRTCCVPRYTWKIYSERLMTLAGVYGFWKYVSKLERLETRRYLEMFYILKFRELAKTVPLAIDQPQ; this comes from the exons ATGTCTGCGCCGAAGCTGGACCGCAACCCGAGCATCCGCGACCGCGTCGAGGACACCCTCCACGCGCACCGCAACGAGCTCGTCGCCCTCCTGTCCAA GTACGTGAACAAGGGGAAGGGCATCCTGCAGCCGCACCACATCCTCGACGCGCTCGACGAGGTCCAGGGCTCCGggggccgcgcgctagccgagGGACCCTTCCTCGACGTCCTCCGCTCCGCGCAG GAGGCGATCGTGCTGCCGCCGTTCGTGGCCATCGCGGTGCGCCCGCGCCCGGGAGTTTGGGAGTACGTCCGCGTCAACGTTCACGAGCTCAGCGTCGAGCAGCTCACAGTCTCGGAGTACCTCCGCTTCAAGGAGGAGCTTGTCGACGGCCA GCACAATGATCCCTACGTTCTCGAGCTTGACTTCGAGCCGTTCAATGTCTCAGTCCCACGCCCAAATCGGTCATCATCTATTGGAAACGGTGTGCAGTTCCTCAACCGACACTTGTCCTCAATCATGTTCCGCAACAGGGATTGCTTGGAGCCCCTGCTGGATTTCCTCCGTGGCCACCGGCACAAGGGGCAT GTTATGATGCTTAATGATAGAATACAAAGCTTGGGGAGGCTTCAGTCTGTGCTGACCAAAGCTGAGGAGCACTTGTCAAAGCTCCCTGCTGACACACCATACTCACAATTTGCTTATAA ATTTCAAGAGTGGGGCCTGGAGAAAGGTTGGGGTGATACAGCAGGGCATGTTTTGGAAATGATCCATCTCCTTCTAGATATTATTCAAGCGCCAGACCCATCTACACTAGAGAAATTCTTGGGGAGGATCCCCATGATTTTTAACGTTGTTGTGGTATCCCCTCATGGATACTTTGGTCAAGCTAATGTATTAGGCTTGCCAGACACAGGAGGACAG ATCGTCTATATACTGGACCAAGTCCGTGCACTAGAAAATGAGATGGTTCTCCGTTTAAAGAAACAAGGGCTTGATGTTTCCCCAAAGATTCTCATT GTTACTCGGCTGATACCAGATGCAAAAGGAACATCATGCAATCAGCGGCTTGAGAGAATTAGTGGAACACAGCATACTTACATATTACGAGTTCCCTTCAGAAATGAAAATGGGATACTTAAGAAATGGATATCAAGATTTGATGTGTGGCCATATCTGGAAACATTTGCTGAG GATGCTGCTGGTGAAATTGCTGCTGAATTACAAGGTACTCCAGACTTCATAATTGGAAACTACAGTGATGGAAATCTTGTGGCATCGTTGCTATCTTACAAGATGGGAATTACCCAG TGCAACATTGCTCATGCTCTGGAAAAGACTAAGTATCCAGATTCAGACATATTTTGGAAGAATTTCGATGAGAAGTACCATTTCTCCTGTCAGTTCACGGCTGATATAATTGCTATGAACAATGCTGATTTTATCATCACCAGCACATACCAAGAAATCGCTGGAAG CAAAAATACTGTTGGACAGTATGAGAGTCATACTGCCTTTACTCTGCCTGGTCTGTACCGAGTTGTCCATGGGATCGATGTCTTCGATCCAAAGTTCAATATAGTCTCTCCTGGAGCTGACATGTCCATATACTTTCCACATACCGAGAAGGCCAAGCGACTCACCTCTCTTCATGGTTCAATCGAAAATTTGATTTATGACCCGGAGCAAAACGATGAACACAT TGGGCATCTGGATGACCGGTCAAAGCCCATCCTCTTCTCCATGGCAAGACTCGACAGGGTGAAGAACATAACGGGGCTGGTCGAAGCTTTTGCTAAGTGCGCTAAGCTGAGGGAGCTGGTAAACCTTGTCGTCGTTGCCGGGTACAATGATGTCAACAAGTCCAAGGACAGGGAAGAGATCGCGGAGATAGAGAAGATGCATGAACTCATCAAGACCCACAACTTGTTCGGGCAGTTCCGCTGGATCTCTGCCCAGACAAACAGGGCCCGTAACGGCGAGCTCTATCGCTACATCGCTGATACCCATGGTGCTTTCGtacag CCGGCCTTCTATGAAGCGTTCGGTCTCACCGTCGTTGAGGCCATGACCTGTGGACTTCCTACTTTCGCGACGCTCCATGGAGGGCCAGCTGAGATCATAGAGCATGGCGTCTCGGGCTTCCACATTGACCCGTACCACCCCGAGCAGGCTGCTAATCTGATGGCCGACTTCTTCGAGCGGTGCAAGCAAGACCCAGATCACTGGGTGAAAATATCTGGAGCAGGGCTGCAGCGCATATACGAGAAGTCGGTGCTGGAAATCCTGTTCTACTCATGGTTGGTCTCTAGTGTGATGCTCATTTTCTTTCGTACGTGTTGCGTACCCAGGTACACATGGAAGATATACTCAGAGAGGTTGATGACACTGGCCGGGGTCTACGGTTTCTGGAAGTACGTGTCGAAGCTCGAGAGGCTGGAGACGAGGCGCTACCTTGAGATGTTCTACATACTGAAGTTCCGCGAGCTG GCGAAGACCGTGCCGCTTGCAATTGACCAACCGCAGTAG
- the LOC103634623 gene encoding sucrose synthase 4 isoform X2, giving the protein MSAPKLDRNPSIRDRVEDTLHAHRNELVALLSKYVNKGKGILQPHHILDALDEVQGSGGRALAEGPFLDVLRSAQEAIVLPPFVAIAVRPRPGVWEYVRVNVHELSVEQLTVSEYLRFKEELVDGQHNDPYVLELDFEPFNVSVPRPNRSSSIGNGVQFLNRHLSSIMFRNRDCLEPLLDFLRGHRHKGHVMMLNDRIQSLGRLQSVLTKAEEHLSKLPADTPYSQFAYKFQEWGLEKGWGDTAGHVLEMIHLLLDIIQAPDPSTLEKFLGRIPMIFNVVVVSPHGYFGQANVLGLPDTGGQIVYILDQVRALENEMVLRLKKQGLDVSPKILIVTRLIPDAKGTSCNQRLERISGTQHTYILRVPFRNENGILKKWISRFDVWPYLETFAEDAAGEIAAELQGTPDFIIGNYSDGNLVASLLSYKMGITQCNIAHALEKTKYPDSDIFWKNFDEKYHFSCQFTADIIAMNNADFIITSTYQEIAGSKNTVGQYESHTAFTLPGLYRVVHGIDVFDPKFNIVSPGADMSIYFPHTEKAKRLTSLHGSIENLIYDPEQNDEHIGHLDDRSKPILFSMARLDRVKNITGLVEAFAKCAKLRELVNLVVVAGYNDVNKSKDREEIAEIEKMHELIKTHNLFGQFRWISAQTNRARNGELYRYIADTHGAFVQPAFYEAFGLTVVEAMTCGLPTFATLHGGPAEIIEHGVSGFHIDPYHPEQAANLMADFFERCKQDPDHWVKISGAGLQRIYEKYTWKIYSERLMTLAGVYGFWKYVSKLERLETRRYLEMFYILKFRELAKTVPLAIDQPQ; this is encoded by the exons ATGTCTGCGCCGAAGCTGGACCGCAACCCGAGCATCCGCGACCGCGTCGAGGACACCCTCCACGCGCACCGCAACGAGCTCGTCGCCCTCCTGTCCAA GTACGTGAACAAGGGGAAGGGCATCCTGCAGCCGCACCACATCCTCGACGCGCTCGACGAGGTCCAGGGCTCCGggggccgcgcgctagccgagGGACCCTTCCTCGACGTCCTCCGCTCCGCGCAG GAGGCGATCGTGCTGCCGCCGTTCGTGGCCATCGCGGTGCGCCCGCGCCCGGGAGTTTGGGAGTACGTCCGCGTCAACGTTCACGAGCTCAGCGTCGAGCAGCTCACAGTCTCGGAGTACCTCCGCTTCAAGGAGGAGCTTGTCGACGGCCA GCACAATGATCCCTACGTTCTCGAGCTTGACTTCGAGCCGTTCAATGTCTCAGTCCCACGCCCAAATCGGTCATCATCTATTGGAAACGGTGTGCAGTTCCTCAACCGACACTTGTCCTCAATCATGTTCCGCAACAGGGATTGCTTGGAGCCCCTGCTGGATTTCCTCCGTGGCCACCGGCACAAGGGGCAT GTTATGATGCTTAATGATAGAATACAAAGCTTGGGGAGGCTTCAGTCTGTGCTGACCAAAGCTGAGGAGCACTTGTCAAAGCTCCCTGCTGACACACCATACTCACAATTTGCTTATAA ATTTCAAGAGTGGGGCCTGGAGAAAGGTTGGGGTGATACAGCAGGGCATGTTTTGGAAATGATCCATCTCCTTCTAGATATTATTCAAGCGCCAGACCCATCTACACTAGAGAAATTCTTGGGGAGGATCCCCATGATTTTTAACGTTGTTGTGGTATCCCCTCATGGATACTTTGGTCAAGCTAATGTATTAGGCTTGCCAGACACAGGAGGACAG ATCGTCTATATACTGGACCAAGTCCGTGCACTAGAAAATGAGATGGTTCTCCGTTTAAAGAAACAAGGGCTTGATGTTTCCCCAAAGATTCTCATT GTTACTCGGCTGATACCAGATGCAAAAGGAACATCATGCAATCAGCGGCTTGAGAGAATTAGTGGAACACAGCATACTTACATATTACGAGTTCCCTTCAGAAATGAAAATGGGATACTTAAGAAATGGATATCAAGATTTGATGTGTGGCCATATCTGGAAACATTTGCTGAG GATGCTGCTGGTGAAATTGCTGCTGAATTACAAGGTACTCCAGACTTCATAATTGGAAACTACAGTGATGGAAATCTTGTGGCATCGTTGCTATCTTACAAGATGGGAATTACCCAG TGCAACATTGCTCATGCTCTGGAAAAGACTAAGTATCCAGATTCAGACATATTTTGGAAGAATTTCGATGAGAAGTACCATTTCTCCTGTCAGTTCACGGCTGATATAATTGCTATGAACAATGCTGATTTTATCATCACCAGCACATACCAAGAAATCGCTGGAAG CAAAAATACTGTTGGACAGTATGAGAGTCATACTGCCTTTACTCTGCCTGGTCTGTACCGAGTTGTCCATGGGATCGATGTCTTCGATCCAAAGTTCAATATAGTCTCTCCTGGAGCTGACATGTCCATATACTTTCCACATACCGAGAAGGCCAAGCGACTCACCTCTCTTCATGGTTCAATCGAAAATTTGATTTATGACCCGGAGCAAAACGATGAACACAT TGGGCATCTGGATGACCGGTCAAAGCCCATCCTCTTCTCCATGGCAAGACTCGACAGGGTGAAGAACATAACGGGGCTGGTCGAAGCTTTTGCTAAGTGCGCTAAGCTGAGGGAGCTGGTAAACCTTGTCGTCGTTGCCGGGTACAATGATGTCAACAAGTCCAAGGACAGGGAAGAGATCGCGGAGATAGAGAAGATGCATGAACTCATCAAGACCCACAACTTGTTCGGGCAGTTCCGCTGGATCTCTGCCCAGACAAACAGGGCCCGTAACGGCGAGCTCTATCGCTACATCGCTGATACCCATGGTGCTTTCGtacag CCGGCCTTCTATGAAGCGTTCGGTCTCACCGTCGTTGAGGCCATGACCTGTGGACTTCCTACTTTCGCGACGCTCCATGGAGGGCCAGCTGAGATCATAGAGCATGGCGTCTCGGGCTTCCACATTGACCCGTACCACCCCGAGCAGGCTGCTAATCTGATGGCCGACTTCTTCGAGCGGTGCAAGCAAGACCCAGATCACTGGGTGAAAATATCTGGAGCAGGGCTGCAGCGCATATACGAGAA GTACACATGGAAGATATACTCAGAGAGGTTGATGACACTGGCCGGGGTCTACGGTTTCTGGAAGTACGTGTCGAAGCTCGAGAGGCTGGAGACGAGGCGCTACCTTGAGATGTTCTACATACTGAAGTTCCGCGAGCTG GCGAAGACCGTGCCGCTTGCAATTGACCAACCGCAGTAG
- the LOC103634624 gene encoding E3 ubiquitin-protein ligase EL5, producing MDTDSGGIAPAPHGRVSSRASSALAALSVLVVLLYLVWRFIWQCRKHGTRSNATGGATSSARPLSCPPRDAAAAYGPPRATTASPLSLSVSVPVATARSGADGKVECAVCLAEPGDGEAATRLVLGCGHGFHAECIQAWFRVSTTCPLCRAAAPQSVPRYDISV from the coding sequence ATGGACACCGATAGCGGTGGCATTGCGCCGGCGCCGCACGGGCGGGTCTCCAGCCGCGCCTCGTCAGCGCTGGCGGCCCTCAGCGTCCTCGTCGTGCTGCTCTACCTCGTGTGGCGCTTCATCTGGCAGTGCAGGAAGCACGGAACCAGAAGCAACGCCACCGGCGGAGCCACCTCGTCCGCTCGGCCGCTGTCTTGCCCGCCTCGGGACGCGGCGGCGGCCTACGGACCGCCTCGCGCAACGACGGCATCGCCGCTCTCGCTCTCGGTGTCGGTGCCCGTGGCCACGGCACGCAGCGGCGCGGACGGCAAGGTCGAGTGCGCGGTGTGCCTTGCGGAGCCCGGGGACGGCGAGGCCGCTACGCGGCTCGTGCTGGGCTGCGGTCACGGGTTCCACGCGGAGTGCATCCAGGCGTGGTTCCGAGTGAGCACGACGTGCCCGCTCTGCCGCGCCGCCGCACCGCAGAGTGTTCCACGGTACGACATCAGCGTGTGA